The genomic region AATTTCATTCGAAGATTTCACCAATGTCTGAGATTATATATCTCCATCAACCTGAATCACAAGTCCTTTTAAGTATTCTCCTTCTGGATGGAAGACAGAATAACCATGGTCTGGGCTCTGGGTTAGATGGTGTAAAATTCTTACTCTCTTTTTTGCATCCTTAGCCGCTCCGAAAACAATTTTTTTAAACAAATCAAAGGAAATATGTTGGGAACAGGAGAAGGTAAAGATAAGACCTCCCGTTTGGATTTTTGATATGGCCCGCATATTGATGTCCTTATAACCACGACTTGCTTGGTTCACAGTCGAAATGCTCTTTGTAAATGCGGGTGGGTCCAAAATGATGAGATCATAAAAACTAGACTCCATTGATTTTAAGTAGTCAAAACTATCTTGAACCAAACCCTTATGCCTCGCCTGATTCCCTTCTGAACTAAGACCATTCAGAACTAAATTTCTTTCACAAATATCAATGGCTTGTTTGGAAATATCGAGACTATGTACAAGTTCTGCCCCTGCTAACAAAGCATAAACAGAAAAAGCCCCAGAATAAGAAAACGTATTTAAAACCTTTCTACCGGATGCATAATGCGCAACCAAAGCCCGATTTTCTCTCTGGTCTAAAAAAAATCCGGTTTTTTGTCCCTTGGTAATATCAGAAATAAACCGGATTCCATGTTCCGTAAAAATTGGTTCCGGTTCTTCCCCTTTATGAAAAATTGATTCTCCTTCCTTATTTCCTTCCGGTTTATCTGTTCTTTCAAAAATCGTTTCGTAACCTTTTGATTCCAGAAATGAAATGAGTAATTTTCGCAATCCGAGTGCACCTGGAGTTTTTAATTGCATAACAGCCGTTTTATGGTAACAATCAACAACGATTCCTGGAACAGAATCGCCTTCCGAATGAAAGAGTCGAAATCCGGTAGTATCTTTTGGAATTAGGTTTTTCTTTGACTCGTAAATTTCATTCCAATGATCCATCCAATACGAATCGTCACTTCCATTTTTAGATTCTTCAAAAGAGAACAATCGAATTCGAATTTGGCTTTTCGGATCGTAATGACCCCAGGCCAAAAAACTACCGGTGATGGATTCGACGCGAACAATAGAACCTGGAGTCAAATCATTCTCTCCGGAAGCAATTGCTCCTGAAAATACCCAAGGATGAAAATTTAATATTGCTTTTTCTTTATTTTTCTTTAATCGAATGACCATTTAGAATCCATTTGGAAAGATTACAGTGTTAAGAACGTAAGGGTTCGTTTATATATGATAAAATCGATTCTCATTTTTCTTGTCTTTTCTTTTTCCCTACTCCATCCACAAACAATACCAAATTCTACTACAAACCAGGAACGGATAGTTCCCTTAGACACAAAGAAAAATGATCCAGATTCCCTTTGGTATATGAAGGAAATCGACCTCACTGATCGTGAAATCCAATCCATTACAGAATCCAATTTCCTTGAGAAAGAATGGAAAAGAGTGTCTATCCCCGGAAATTTATACCAAAAAAAAGAAAATTATGCAGAAAAGAAAATAGTAACACTTGCGAAGTGGATTTCTTTTCCTGAAGATAAATTCACACAATTCAGTTTACGGCTTGGTATCAT from Leptospira brenneri harbors:
- a CDS encoding class I SAM-dependent rRNA methyltransferase, which encodes MVIRLKKNKEKAILNFHPWVFSGAIASGENDLTPGSIVRVESITGSFLAWGHYDPKSQIRIRLFSFEESKNGSDDSYWMDHWNEIYESKKNLIPKDTTGFRLFHSEGDSVPGIVVDCYHKTAVMQLKTPGALGLRKLLISFLESKGYETIFERTDKPEGNKEGESIFHKGEEPEPIFTEHGIRFISDITKGQKTGFFLDQRENRALVAHYASGRKVLNTFSYSGAFSVYALLAGAELVHSLDISKQAIDICERNLVLNGLSSEGNQARHKGLVQDSFDYLKSMESSFYDLIILDPPAFTKSISTVNQASRGYKDINMRAISKIQTGGLIFTFSCSQHISFDLFKKIVFGAAKDAKKRVRILHHLTQSPDHGYSVFHPEGEYLKGLVIQVDGDI